The Candidatus Eremiobacteraceae bacterium DNA segment ATGGCCGAGATCTCCGCGCCGACGCCGCCGAATTTGTTGTCCTCGTGAACGATAAGCACTTTGCGCGTTTTGGTGGCGGTAGTGAGAATCGCCTCGCGGTCCATCGGGCGGATCGATCGCAGATCGAGAACTTCGACGTCGATGCCGTCCTTGATCAATTCTTCCGCAGCCTGAACCGCGAAATGCCGCATAAGGCCGTACGTGATCACCGACAGATCGCGGCCCGGCCGCGCTATATCGGCCTTGCCGATGGGCACGGTGTGCCTTCCATCGGGCACATCGCCCTTTATCAGCCGGTAGGTCTTCTTGTGTTCGAGGAAAAGGACCGGATCTTCGTCCTCGATCGCGGCGTTGAGCAATCCCTTCGCATCCGCGGGCGTGGACGGCGCGAGCACCTTCAGGCCCGGCACGTGGTAGAACAACGCTTCGATGCTCACCGAGTGCGACAACGCGCCGCCGACTCCGCCGCCATACGGCGTCCGGATGACAAGCGGACACGTGTTGCCGCCCGCGCTGCGGTAGCGAATTTTCGCCGCTTCGCCGACTATTTGGCTGTACGCGGGATAGATGAAATCCGCGAATTGGATCTCGGCGATCGGCCGCAAGCCCGCGATTGCGGCGCCGATGGCCACTCCGATGATCGACGCTTCTGCAAGCGGCGTGTCGAGGATGCGATCGCGGCCGAACTCCTCGAGAAAATCCTTGGTTATGAGGAAGACGTTGCCCCGTGCTCCGACATCTTCGCCGAGGATGAAGACCCGTTCGTCTCGCGCGAGCGCATCGTGCAATGTCTCGCGCACGGCTTCCAGTAGATTTTTGACTGCCATCTAGATCCTCGAGGCGTTCGTGACGCAATGGGCAAGCGATGCTTGCCCTAGTACGGAATCGGCCCTAACGGAATCGGCCCTAACGGAATCGGCCACATAGAACACGTTAGGAAAGCGGGCCTTCGGCATAGACGTGCGTGTACAGGTCTTCAGGCGAGGGCGACGGTTGCATTTCGGCCCAATCGGTTGCTTCATTGACTTCAACAAGTGCGCGCGCCTTGAGCTCGGCGGCAGCCGGCTCGTCGAGGTAGCCGCGATCGGCGAGCCATGCCTCAAAGCGCGGCACCGGGTCGCGTTTCTTGACTGCTTCGATCTCGTCCGGCGTTCTATACGTGAGCTGATTGTCGTCGGTCGTGTGCGACATCGCGCGATAGCATTTTGCCTCG contains these protein-coding regions:
- a CDS encoding alpha-ketoacid dehydrogenase subunit beta, which gives rise to MAVKNLLEAVRETLHDALARDERVFILGEDVGARGNVFLITKDFLEEFGRDRILDTPLAEASIIGVAIGAAIAGLRPIAEIQFADFIYPAYSQIVGEAAKIRYRSAGGNTCPLVIRTPYGGGVGGALSHSVSIEALFYHVPGLKVLAPSTPADAKGLLNAAIEDEDPVLFLEHKKTYRLIKGDVPDGRHTVPIGKADIARPGRDLSVITYGLMRHFAVQAAEELIKDGIDVEVLDLRSIRPMDREAILTTATKTRKVLIVHEDNKFGGVGAEISAIIAEEALFELDAPVRRLCGPDVPAMGYSKVYEEAFMPSPERIAAALRDLAAF